A part of Phycisphaerae bacterium genomic DNA contains:
- the prfA gene encoding peptide chain release factor 1 — MTTLTVEERLLNKLGEIAQRFDQIEGQMNDPETAKSAMRLVELAKERGRLEHLVTPFRQYQKVDRQINEARVIAADGGQDAELREMAREEIDQLSPQRDQIMDQIKSALVTSEDMAYDSVIMEIRAGTGGAEAALFAGNLLEMYLRYAEKLNFKTEVLDASESEMGGFREVILNIKGAAVYSVFGYEGGGHRVQRVPETEAQGRIHTSAATVAVLPEPEEVDIDIKPDEVVESVSRAGGPGGQNVNKVASAIRLEHIATGIVVSMRDERSQHKNRAKAWRILKLRVFEKYQAEKKAERDKQRSLMVGSGDRSQRIRTYNYPQNRVTDHRIGLDLYSLDRIMMGDLGELVEALQTYDREQRLKNLEI; from the coding sequence AGATCGAGGGGCAGATGAACGACCCCGAGACGGCCAAGTCGGCCATGCGCCTGGTCGAGCTGGCCAAGGAGCGGGGACGGCTGGAGCACCTGGTGACTCCCTTCCGCCAATACCAGAAGGTGGACCGGCAGATCAACGAGGCCAGGGTCATCGCCGCCGACGGCGGCCAGGACGCTGAGCTGCGTGAGATGGCCCGCGAGGAGATCGACCAGCTCTCGCCGCAGCGCGATCAGATCATGGACCAGATCAAATCGGCCCTGGTGACCTCGGAAGACATGGCGTACGACAGCGTGATCATGGAGATCCGGGCGGGCACCGGCGGGGCCGAGGCGGCGCTGTTCGCGGGCAACCTGCTGGAAATGTATCTCCGCTACGCTGAGAAGCTGAACTTCAAGACCGAGGTCCTCGACGCCTCGGAGTCCGAGATGGGCGGTTTTCGCGAGGTAATCCTCAACATCAAGGGAGCCGCCGTATACTCCGTGTTCGGCTACGAGGGCGGCGGGCATCGCGTTCAGCGGGTGCCCGAGACCGAGGCCCAGGGGCGGATCCACACCTCCGCCGCCACCGTCGCCGTCCTGCCCGAACCGGAAGAGGTCGATATCGACATCAAGCCGGACGAGGTGGTCGAGAGCGTTTCGCGAGCCGGCGGGCCCGGCGGTCAGAACGTCAACAAGGTCGCCTCAGCCATCCGCCTCGAACATATTGCGACCGGCATCGTGGTTTCGATGCGGGACGAGCGCTCGCAGCACAAGAACCGCGCCAAGGCCTGGCGAATTCTGAAGCTTCGCGTCTTCGAGAAATACCAGGCCGAGAAGAAGGCCGAGCGCGACAAGCAGCGGAGCCTCATGGTCGGCTCGGGCGACCGCTCGCAGCGGATCCGCACCTACAACTACCCGCAGAACCGCGTCACCGACCACCGCATCGGCCTGGACCTCTACAGTTTGGACCGGATCATGATGGGCGACCTCGGTGAACTGGTGGAAGCACTGCAGACCTACGACCGCGAGCAGCGGCTGAAGAATCTGGAGATTTGA